The window TTGCCCGCCATCTCTCGGACAATAAGATCAAGACGGTGGTGCGCGTGGATCGCAACGAATACATCGACCTCATGGAGAAGGTCGGTGTCAACATCGCACTCTCGGCGCGTCTGCTCTCGGCGAGCGAGGTGCTTGCCTATGCACGCGGCGGCGACGTGACGCGCGTGACCCTCCTTGAGGGCGCACGTGCGGAGGCTCTTGAGGTGATCGTCGGCGCAGGTGCGCCTGTCGTTGGGAAAAAACTGATGAATGCGCGGCTTCCGCGCGAATGTCTGGTATGCGCCTATGTGCGCGGCGAGGAGGCCGCGATCCCGAACGGCATGACCGAGCTTCTGCCAGGTGACCGCGTCATTCTCTTTGTTCTAAAGAGTTTCGCAAAGAAGGCGCTTGCCTATTTTGGAGACGACTGATGCGTTTTGATCTGTTTTGGGTGCTGATGGGGCGCACGGCTTATGTCTTTGCACCGCTTTACCTCATCCCGTTTGCCTATGGATTCGCATACGGGGATCCGCTTGCCGGCTCATTTCTCGCGCTCGGCGTTCTGACTGCCATTCTCGGCATGGTGTTCGGAAATATGGGACGCAGTCATATGCGTCAGCTTTCAGTAGAGGAGGGGACACTGTTCCTTCTTTTTGTCTGGCTTCTGCTCGCTGTGCTCGGGATGCTGCCGTTTCATCTGGCAGGACTGCACCTTTCGCCCGTCGATACGTTCTTCGAGTGCATCTCTGCCCTGACAACCACGGGCATGACAGCTCTATACGGGACACTGCCCCCCACCCTCATCCTCTGGCGGGCTCTCATGAGCTGGTTCGGCGGGCTGCTCTTCATTGTGATTCTCGTATCGGTGCTGCCCGTTGTGGGCGGGTGTTTCGGCATGGATTTCAATGTGCGTCAGGAACGCCTCTTCAGTCCGCTCTGGAATCGCATGACGCGTCCCATGCGCGAAATGACGATACTCTACATCTCAATTACAGGCATTTCCGTCTTGATCTATCTCGCGGCGGGTGATGCGGTTTTCCCCGCCCTCATCCTCGCACTCTTTACGATCTCCTCGGGCGCAGGTCCCATGACGGGCGGTCTTGCGCCGCTCCCTTCCCTGATGCTGGGAGCAGGCATTGTATCCCTGCTCTCGGCGCTGCCGCTGCTCACGCTCCGGCAGTTCTTTCGCCGCCGATCCGGAGTCAGACTGACACGCCATATGGAGCTGCGCTCCTTCTTTGCACTCCTGCTCGCTGCAGGAGTGCTGCTCTCTGTGCTTCCCATGCTGCACGGCACACAGTCCGCTGCAGACGCAGTTGCCTACGGTTTTTTTTATGCCATTTCCTTTCTTTCGACGAACGGTCTGATGCTGCAGGACGAGATTTCCTTTCACGGCGGCTCTGAACTTCTGCTCATCCTGCTTGCTGTCATCGGTGGCTGTATGGGTTCGGCGGCAGGAGGATTCCGCATCTCGCGTGTGCTCGTCCTCTTCTCGCTTGCATGGACGGAGCTGCTGCGGACGCTGCATCCACGCATGGTGTTTGCCGTGCGGCAGGGCGGAGAGATCATTCCCCTGCACTCTGCGGGACGCATTCTCGTGCTCGCGTTTATCTTCGCCGCCGTCTTTTCGATCAGCAGTCTCCTCATCGCCCTTGCGGGGCTCAGTCCTATCGAAACAATTGCATTGACGGTCTCGTGTCTTACGACGACGGGAGGGGTTTCCTCTCTCGTGGGATCCGACACCGCTGCGGCTCTGCCTGTCTGGACAAAACTGATCTGCGCGTTCCTCATGATTCTCGGACGCATCGAGCTCTTTGCATTTTTTCTCTTTGTCGGT of the Selenomonas dianae genome contains:
- a CDS encoding TrkH family potassium uptake protein translates to MRFDLFWVLMGRTAYVFAPLYLIPFAYGFAYGDPLAGSFLALGVLTAILGMVFGNMGRSHMRQLSVEEGTLFLLFVWLLLAVLGMLPFHLAGLHLSPVDTFFECISALTTTGMTALYGTLPPTLILWRALMSWFGGLLFIVILVSVLPVVGGCFGMDFNVRQERLFSPLWNRMTRPMREMTILYISITGISVLIYLAAGDAVFPALILALFTISSGAGPMTGGLAPLPSLMLGAGIVSLLSALPLLTLRQFFRRRSGVRLTRHMELRSFFALLLAAGVLLSVLPMLHGTQSAADAVAYGFFYAISFLSTNGLMLQDEISFHGGSELLLILLAVIGGCMGSAAGGFRISRVLVLFSLAWTELLRTLHPRMVFAVRQGGEIIPLHSAGRILVLAFIFAAVFSISSLLIALAGLSPIETIALTVSCLTTTGGVSSLVGSDTAAALPVWTKLICAFLMILGRIELFAFFLFVGSLLEDTGHNW